One Megalops cyprinoides isolate fMegCyp1 chromosome 4, fMegCyp1.pri, whole genome shotgun sequence genomic window carries:
- the ppil3 gene encoding peptidyl-prolyl cis-trans isomerase-like 3, whose translation MAVTLHTDLGDVKIELFCEKAPKTCENFLALCASGFYNGCIFHRNIKGFMIQTGDPTGTGKGGTSIWGRKFEDEFNEHLKHNVRGVVSMANNGPNTNASQFFITYGKQPHLDMKYTVFGKIIDGLETLDELEKLPVNEKTFRPLNDVHIKDVTLHANPFAG comes from the exons ATG GCGGTGACTCTGCATACAGACCTCGGCGATGTGAAAATCGAGCTTTTCTGCGAAAAAGCTCCAAAGACGTGTGAG AATTTCCTCGCCTTGTGTGCCAGCGGGTTCTACAACGGATgtattttccacagaaatattAAAGGCTTCATGATACAAACTGGAGACCCCACAG GTACAGGGAAAGGAGGAACAAGTATCTGGGGCAGAAAATTTGAGGACGAATTCAACGAACATCTTAAG CATAATGTTCGAGGTGTTGTTTCTATGGCAAACAATGGCCCCAACACCAATGCATCCCAGTTCTTCATCACCTATGGAAAGCAGCCCCACCTGGACATGAAGTACACAGTGTTtggaaa GATAATAGATGGCTTGGAGACACTTGATGAACTGGAGAAGCTCCCGGTAAATGAGAAGACATTTCGCCCTTTGAATGATGTCCACATTAAGGATGTCACCCTCCATGCTAATCCATTTGCTGGCTAG